In Sphaerisporangium krabiense, the DNA window CGGTTCCGCCCGTCACCGGGAGCTTGTAGATCTCGCCGTCGTAGGCGACCCGCTCGCGCGCGAACGTGTCGCGCATGATCGCGATGTACTCGCGGGTCCACCGCAGCGGCCGTTCGAAGGGCATGCCGTACCACCCCTCGACGACCTGCGGGCCGGACAGCCCCAGGCCGACGACCACGCGCCCGCCGGAGAGCCGGTCCAGCGTCATGGCGGCCATCGCGGTCGCGGTCGGGGCACGGGCCGCCATCTGCGCGACGCCCGTGCCGAGACGCATCGTCCGGGTCTTGGCGCCCCACCAGGCCAGGGGGGTGAAGGAGTCGGTGCCGTACGACTCCGAGGTCCACCCCGACTCGTACCCCGCGGCCTCGGCGGCCTCGGCGGCGTCGGCGCCCAGCGTGTAGATCGAGCAGGCGAGCTTATCGATCACCTGACGCTCCTTCCGGCCCGACCCCCGCCCGCGGCGTGGTCACCACTGGAAGTTCGCCCCGTTCTCCCGCCTCGCGAGCTGCGCGGTGCGCATGACCCGGTAGCCCGCCTGGACGGCGGCGCCGTAGGGGATCTCGGCGGACTCGTAGAAGAACCTCTTCGCCATGTGCACCGCGTAGGACGGGTTCGCCGCGATCTGCCGCGCCACCTCCATGGCTCGTTCCTCGAGCCGCTCGGCGGGCACGACCTCGTTCACGATGCCGATCCGCAGGGCCTCGTCCGCCGGCACGCGCCGGCCGGTGACGAGCATCGACATCGCCGCCCGCATGCCGACGACCTCGCACAGCCGCGGGATGCCGTTGCCCTGGACGAGGCCGTGCGTGACCTCCGGGTGCCCGAACACCGCGTCCTCGCTCGCGATCACGAGGTCGGTGAGGTTCACGACCAGCGTCCCGAGACCCAGCGCGTATCCCTGCACCGCCGCGATGATCACGGGCCGTGCGTACCGGAAGTTGTGCGACATCTCGCTGCCGGTGGACACCTCGAACGAGGGCGTCCGGCTCTGCCCTAGCTGGCTGCCCAGCTCGCTGAGGTCGGTGCCGCCGCAGAACGCCCGGCCCTCGGCCCGCAGCACGACCGCGCGGCAGTCCTGCAGCTCGTCTCCGGTGAGCACCTCCGCCAGCCGCCGGTGCATCTCGAAGTTGAACGCGTTGAGCTTCTCCGGCCGATTCAGCGTGATGACGCCGACGCCATCGGTCACGACCTGGAATTCGACCTCAGCCACTCCAGCACCTCTCTTCCGGACAGAACGGGATCAGCAGTCTTTGGCTTGGGAATCGATGGTGGCCTTGTAACTCGGCTGCCAGTTGCCGGGAATCGCGACCGTCGGCTCAGCGCCGCCCATGGTGAACCCGCAGACCGCGCCGTACGCCTGGTAGGACACGTAGAGCGGCTTCGCCGCGGCGTCCTGCAGGATCTTGTCGTTGATCTCCTGCCACAGCTGCGCCTGCTCCTTGGAGTCGGACGTCTCGGACGCCTTCTCGATCAGGGCGTCGGCGCCGTCGTATCCGCCGAAGTTCTGCGCGGGGTGCTTACCGCCCCGGACGGCCGAGGGGCCGTAGAAGAAGTCCGTGAACGGGATCTGCGGCGTGGGCCGGTAGGAGATGAGACTGAGCATGAGCGGCTCCTGGCCGGTCATGATCGCCGTCTGCCAGGTGGGCACGTCCACGTTCTTGATCTTGACGTTGACGCCGATCTCCTTCATCTGGGCCTGAAGGATCTGGAAGGAGGTCGCGTTGCTGGGCGCGGTGACGGTGACGTCGAAGCCGTTGGGATATCCCGCCGCCGCGAGCATCTGGCGGGCCTTCGCCACGTCGAAGTCGTACGCCAGGCCGGCCTGCTGCACATGCTCGTCGGGGATGCCGCCCGGCAACTGGGCCCCCCACACGCTGAGCGTCGGCTTCGCGGTCCGCTGCCCGGCCGAGGCCACGTAGTCGGCGCGGTTGACCGCGTACGCCAGCGCCCTGCGCACCTCCGGCTTGGCGGTCGGGCCGACCTTCGTGTTGAACAACAGGTACCAGGTGCCGAAGAGCGGAGCCTCGACGACCTTGAACCCCTGCCGGGAGTCGATGACCTCAAGGCCCTTGTCGCCGGTCGCGGTGGGCGCCGCGACGTCGAGGTCGCCGCCGAACAGGGCGGCCTGCCGGGCCGTGTCGTCCGCCATGAACCGGATGTCCCACCCGGCGGACAGCGGCTTGCCCAGGTAGTAGTCGTCGTTCGCCAGCAGCTTGATGCGCTGGCCCGGGGTCCAGCTCTCGAACTTGAACGGCCCCGGCCCGACCGGGTGCTTGCCGAAGTCCTGGCCCTCGGCCTCCGCCGCCTTCTTGCACACCACGAGCCCGCCCTGCCAGTTCGAGATCGTCGGCAGGAACGCGGCGGGCGACACCGGGTGCTTCATCGTCACCTTCACGGTGCCGGGGTCCACCGCCTCGACCTTGTCATAGGCGGTGAACACCGAGGCGAACGTCGAGGTGTCGGGGTTGGCGGCCCGCTTCAGCGAGAACACCACATCGTCCGACGTCAGATCGTAGGCCGGGGTCTTCTGGCCGGCGGGGCACTTCACGCCGGTGCGGAGCGCGATCGTCCACACCTGCTTGCCGTCCTGCGTCGCGGCCTGGGGGATCTCCTTGGCGATCCCCGGCTCGAACGGCGCCGTCGAGTTGCCCGGCTGGTAACGGACCAGACCGTCGAACAACATCATCGACAGCGTGCGGTCGACCGGCTGTACGGCACGGACCGGGTCCATCGACGTGATGCCCTCGGTGGCCACGCCCCATCGGATGGTCGGCCGCTCGTTCGTCGCCGAACCGCCGCCGCTGCCCGCGTCGGCACTACAGCCGGTGGCGGCCAATACCGCGACGAGCGCGGCAGGGCCGGCCACGCGGGCCTGAACCCTGAATACCTTCATTGTTCGCTCCCATGTCCCGGGCACTGACCCGATTCCGACAGTTTTAGGAATTGCTGCTACGGGTCGAGCCGAGACGGCGGCGATCCCGTCCCCGAGTGGTGGAAACCGCGCTGGGCTGCTTGCGGCCCGCGATGTAGCTTTGAATGTTACACCTGAAATATCACATACGCAATGGTCACTCGGTCGCGCGCGCGGCGACCGCGCCGTTCTCCGCGGCGGCCGGCGACGCCGCGGCCGCACGGCCGGCGGACCACCCCTCGCGGGTCATCAGGCTGACGTCCCGGGCGTACTCGAAGGCGCGGTCGAAGTCGAGCTCCTGGACGGCCCGGAAGACCCGCTTGGTGAGGCGGATCGCGGTCGGCGACTTCTCCGCCAGCGCCTGGGCGTAGCCGACGGCCTCGGCCATCAGGTCGTCGGCGGGCACGACCCGGGTGACCATGCCCATCGCGTGGGCCTCGGCCGCCTCGACGAACCGGCCGGACAGCAGCAGGTCGAGGGCCTGCAGACGCCCGACCGCGCGGCTCAGGCCGACCGCCACCGTGACCGCGGCGATCCCGTGGTTGGTCTCGGGATAGCTGAACCGCGCCGTGTCGGCCGCGATGACGACGTCACACGACACCGCGATCGCGCAGCCGCCGCCGACGGCGAACCCGTTGACCGCGGCGATCACCGGCTTCGGCACCCGCGACAACCGCTCGTAGATCCGGTCGTTGTCGATCGCCTGCGAGTACCGGCCCCACAGGTCCTCCGGCGGGCGGCCCGTCCCGGCCTCCTTGAGGTCGGCGCCGGACGAGAACGCCGAGCCGTTGCCGGTGACGACGATCGCGCCCACCTCCGGGTCGGCGACGGCGTCGTCCACCGCCTGATGGAAGCGCCGCATCATCTCGCTGTTCAGCGCGTTGCGGACCCGGGGGCGGTTGAGGGTGATGACGCGCACCCGGCCGTCGGTCCGGGTCAGCACCACCTCGGCGTTGTCAGCCACTCGCTCTCTCCTGACGTCGATGGGACAAGGCGGGAATCGGAAGGATGGGAAGGATCGGCGCGGTCAGGAGCCGACGAGAAGGCGCACGGGGTTGTCCGTCATGATGGCTTCGACCACGTCGGCGGGCACCCCGGCCTGCTGCAGGTCGGGCACGACCCGCTTCAGCACGTAGGCGTATCCGGGTCCGCCCGCGGTGCCGCGGTCCGGCGGGATGCACACGTCGTGGGAGATCAGCAGATGCGACGCCCAGCCCCGGCGGATGAACTCCGCCATGTTGCGGATGCGCCGTTCCTGCTGGTGGGGGTTGCGGGGGCCGTTGCGGTCGTAGCTCACCATCGCGCCGCGTTTCGCGAGCTGCTCGTGGTAGTCGAGGTAGGGGTACATGTCGCAGTGGGCCACCGCGACCCGCCGCAGGTCGCAGCCCTCCTCCTCGAGCACGTCGAGCTGCCAGCTCCCGACGTCGCTCTTCACCGCGTGCAGGACGAGCCCGAGACCGGTCTCCTTCTGGGCTCTGGCCGCCGCGCGCAGCACGCGCTCCTCGGCCGCGGACAGGTAGCCGTGGTCGGCCCCGATCTCGCCGATCACGCCCGGCCGGACGCCGTGCACCCCGGTCCTGATGTCCTCCAGCAGGACCTCGGTCAGCTGCGCGACGCTGACCTTGTTCATGTCCTGCTCGTAGAAGGACTCGCGGTACCAGCCGCAGCCCATCACGATGTGCACGCCGGTCTGCTCCGACACCGACCGCAGCAGACCCGGGTTCCTCCCCAGGCC includes these proteins:
- a CDS encoding enoyl-CoA hydratase/isomerase family protein, whose protein sequence is MAEVEFQVVTDGVGVITLNRPEKLNAFNFEMHRRLAEVLTGDELQDCRAVVLRAEGRAFCGGTDLSELGSQLGQSRTPSFEVSTGSEMSHNFRYARPVIIAAVQGYALGLGTLVVNLTDLVIASEDAVFGHPEVTHGLVQGNGIPRLCEVVGMRAAMSMLVTGRRVPADEALRIGIVNEVVPAERLEERAMEVARQIAANPSYAVHMAKRFFYESAEIPYGAAVQAGYRVMRTAQLARRENGANFQW
- a CDS encoding ABC transporter substrate-binding protein; the encoded protein is MKVFRVQARVAGPAALVAVLAATGCSADAGSGGGSATNERPTIRWGVATEGITSMDPVRAVQPVDRTLSMMLFDGLVRYQPGNSTAPFEPGIAKEIPQAATQDGKQVWTIALRTGVKCPAGQKTPAYDLTSDDVVFSLKRAANPDTSTFASVFTAYDKVEAVDPGTVKVTMKHPVSPAAFLPTISNWQGGLVVCKKAAEAEGQDFGKHPVGPGPFKFESWTPGQRIKLLANDDYYLGKPLSAGWDIRFMADDTARQAALFGGDLDVAAPTATGDKGLEVIDSRQGFKVVEAPLFGTWYLLFNTKVGPTAKPEVRRALAYAVNRADYVASAGQRTAKPTLSVWGAQLPGGIPDEHVQQAGLAYDFDVAKARQMLAAAGYPNGFDVTVTAPSNATSFQILQAQMKEIGVNVKIKNVDVPTWQTAIMTGQEPLMLSLISYRPTPQIPFTDFFYGPSAVRGGKHPAQNFGGYDGADALIEKASETSDSKEQAQLWQEINDKILQDAAAKPLYVSYQAYGAVCGFTMGGAEPTVAIPGNWQPSYKATIDSQAKDC
- a CDS encoding enoyl-CoA hydratase/isomerase family protein, which gives rise to MADNAEVVLTRTDGRVRVITLNRPRVRNALNSEMMRRFHQAVDDAVADPEVGAIVVTGNGSAFSSGADLKEAGTGRPPEDLWGRYSQAIDNDRIYERLSRVPKPVIAAVNGFAVGGGCAIAVSCDVVIAADTARFSYPETNHGIAAVTVAVGLSRAVGRLQALDLLLSGRFVEAAEAHAMGMVTRVVPADDLMAEAVGYAQALAEKSPTAIRLTKRVFRAVQELDFDRAFEYARDVSLMTREGWSAGRAAAASPAAAENGAVAARATE
- a CDS encoding phosphotriesterase family protein codes for the protein MERGVARTVQTVRGPVPTSELGRILPHEHVVCDLVKNRPDPTLDDSEDAVTDLREFTAAGGATIIDLTNNGLGRNPGLLRSVSEQTGVHIVMGCGWYRESFYEQDMNKVSVAQLTEVLLEDIRTGVHGVRPGVIGEIGADHGYLSAAEERVLRAAARAQKETGLGLVLHAVKSDVGSWQLDVLEEEGCDLRRVAVAHCDMYPYLDYHEQLAKRGAMVSYDRNGPRNPHQQERRIRNMAEFIRRGWASHLLISHDVCIPPDRGTAGGPGYAYVLKRVVPDLQQAGVPADVVEAIMTDNPVRLLVGS